A DNA window from Vigna angularis cultivar LongXiaoDou No.4 chromosome 1, ASM1680809v1, whole genome shotgun sequence contains the following coding sequences:
- the LOC108341183 gene encoding ferredoxin--nitrite reductase, chloroplastic: MSSFTVRFLAPPCCPSSRSKTLLCATPTVAPAAPDAVEASRLEPRVEERDGYWVLKEQYRGGISPQEKVKLEKDPMKLFMEGGIEDLAKISLEEIESSKHTKDDIDVRLKWLGLFHRRKHHYGRFMMRLKLPNGVTTSAQTRYLASVIRKYGKDGCADVTTRQNWQIRGVVLPDVPEILKGLAEVGLTSLQSGMDNVRNPVGNPLAGIDPDEIVDTRPYNNLLSQFITANSLGNPAMSNLPRKWNVCVVGSHDLFEHPHINDLAYMPANNKDGRFGFNLLVGGFFSAKRCAEAIPLDAWVSADDVIPVCKAVLETYRDLGFRGNRQKTRMMWLIDELGIEVFRSEVEKRMAGKQLERAQEDLVKKQWERRDYLGVHPQKQEGISYVGIHIPVGRVQADEMDELARLADEYGTGELRLTVEQNIIIPNVDNSKLEALLKEPLLKDRFSPEPSLLMKTLVACTGNQFCGQAIIETKARALKVTEEVERQVAVTRPVRMHWTGCPNTCGQVQVADIGFMGCMARDENGKATEGVDIFLGGRIGSDSHLAELYNKGVPCKNLVPVVVDILVKHFGAVQRNREEEED; encoded by the exons ATGTCTTCTTTTACTGTTCGTTTTCTGGCCCCTCCATGCTGCCCCAGCTCTCGCTCCAAGACATTGCTCTGTGCCACGCCGACGGTGGCTCCGGCTGCCCCAGATGCGGTGGAGGCGTCCAGGTTGGAGCCTAGAGTGGAGGAGAGAGATGGGTACTGGGTTTTGAAGGAACAGTACAGGGGAGGAATCAGCCCTCAAGAAAAGGTGAAGCTTGAGAAAGACCCCATGAAGCTTTTCATGGAAGGTGGGATTGAGGATCTGGCTAAGATTTCCCTTGAGGAAATTGAGAGCTCCAAGCACACTAAGGATGATATTGATGTTAGACTCAAGTGGCTTGGACTTTTTCATAGGAGAAAGCATCACT ATGGTAGATTTATGATGAGGCTGAAGCTTCCAAATGGGGTGACAACTAGTGCTCAGACTCGATATTTGGCGAGTGTTATCAGGAAGTACGGAAAAGATGGGTGTGCTGATGTAACAACGAGGCAGAATTGGCAAATTAGAGGTGTGGTGCTACCTGATGTGCCAGAAATTCTTAAGGGACTAGCAGAGGTTGGTTTGACGAGTCTGCAGAGTGGCATGGACAATGTGAGAAACCCTGTGGGTAACCCTCTTGCAGGCATTGACCCTGATGAGATTGTTGACACTAGACCTTACAACAACTTGTTATCTCAATTCATCACTGCCAATTCACTCGGAAACCCAGCCATGTCAAACTT GCCTAGGAAGTGGAATGTGTGTGTGGTGGGATCCCACGATCTGTTTGAGCATCCCCACATCAATGATCTGGCTTACATGCCGGCTAATAATAAGGATGGTCGTTTTGGATTCAACTTACTGGTTGGTGGTTTCTTCAGTGCCAAGAGATGTGCTGAAGCAATTCCACTCGATGCGTGGGTCTCTGCAGATGATGTAATCCCAGTTTGTAAAGCTGTACTTGAGACATATAGGGACCTTGGCTTCAGAGGGAACAGGCAGAAAACAAGAATGATGTGGTTGATTGACGAACTC GGGATAGAAGTATTCAGGTCAGAGGTAGAGAAAAGAATGGCAGGGAAGCAGCTGGAGAGAGCACAGGAAGATCTGGTTAAGAAACAATGGGAAAGAAGAGACTACTTAGGTGTTCATCCACAGAAACAGGAGGGCATAAGCTATGTTGGTATTCACATTCCAGTTGGGAGAGTCCAAGCAGATGAGATGGATGAGTTGGCCCGTTTGGCAGATGAATATGGAACTGGTGAGCTCAGACTCACAGTGGAGCAAAACATAATAATCCCAAATGTGGACAACTCAAAACTTGAGGCTTTGCTCAAAGAGCCTCTCTTGAAAGACAGGTTTTCACCTGAACCTTCTCTCCTAATGAAAACACTGGTGGCATGCACTGGTAACCAGTTCTGTGGGCAAGCTATTATTGAGACAAAAGCCAGGGCATTGAAAGTCACTGAGGAAGTGGAGAGGCAAGTGGCTGTGACTAGGCCAGTGAGAATGCATTGGACTGGGTGCCCCAACACCTGTGGGCAGGTGCAAGTTGCAGATATTGGTTTCATGGGGTGCATGGCTAGGGATGAGAATGGTAAAGCCACTGAAGGTGTGGATATTTTCCTGGGTGGGAGAATTGGAAGTGATTCACATTTAGCAGAGTTGTATAACAAGGGTGTGCCTTGCAAGAATTTGGTGCCTGTTGTTGTAGACATACTGGTAAAACACTTCGGAGCTGTCCAAAGGAAtagagaggaagaggaagattaA